The window GCAAGGCGCGGTCGTGGAACTCACGGCGCCGCTTGCGTTGTCAGCCGCCGCGCTGGGCGTGCAGTACAAGCTCCCGCTGGCGGTTAGCATCATGTACGCGACAGCGCGGACGCACGGCGCGGTGCTTTGGACGCAGGACGCGGACTTCAAGGGACTCCCGCAGACCAGGTATCGCGCAAACGTGCGGCGCTGAGAGCGAGCGAACGATGTTTGGCGTCTGACGGTCACGGGAGGGAAGCGACGGCTGCGCCGCTGCATCTCTCGGGGACCCGCAGGACAACCTGACAGTTGTGCC of the Gemmatimonadaceae bacterium genome contains:
- a CDS encoding type II toxin-antitoxin system VapC family toxin, coding for MNVVDSSGWMEYFADGPGAGFFAGAIEDTKALIVPTISLYEVFKRVLQQRDESAALSAVALMQQGAVVELTAPLALSAAALGVQYKLPLAVSIMYATARTHGAVLWTQDADFKGLPQTRYRANVRR